The following proteins come from a genomic window of Halomarina ordinaria:
- a CDS encoding type IV pilin, giving the protein MTDRAVSPVVAVVCLLAVTVAAAATVGVFAQGLADSPTAAPAPTAALSLAVDAEDDELALTHRSGDPIDPDDLRLRVAVDGDPLARQPPVPFFSARGFESGPTGAFNSATGGDWRAGETARLRLAGTNTAIEEGSHVTVRVWVDGRPVARLGVRA; this is encoded by the coding sequence GTGACCGACCGCGCCGTCTCCCCCGTCGTCGCCGTCGTCTGTCTCCTCGCCGTCACGGTCGCGGCGGCGGCGACGGTCGGCGTGTTCGCACAGGGACTCGCCGACTCCCCGACCGCCGCTCCGGCCCCGACCGCCGCCCTCTCGCTCGCCGTCGACGCCGAGGACGACGAACTCGCGCTCACGCACCGCTCGGGCGACCCCATCGACCCCGACGACCTCCGCCTGCGCGTCGCCGTCGACGGCGACCCGCTCGCCCGCCAGCCGCCGGTCCCGTTCTTCTCCGCGCGCGGGTTCGAGAGCGGGCCGACCGGCGCGTTCAACAGCGCGACCGGCGGGGACTGGCGTGCGGGCGAGACCGCACGCCTCCGGCTCGCGGGGACGAACACCGCCATCGAGGAGGGTTCGCACGTGACGGTCCGGGTGTGGGTCGACGGTCGGCCCGTCGCCCGCCTCGGCGTGCGCGCCTGA
- a CDS encoding ATP synthase subunit B, whose amino-acid sequence MKEYQTITEISGPLVFVETDEPIGYDEIVEIETDDGQVRRGQVLEATSDFVAVQVFEGTSGIDRNASVRFLGETLKMPVTEDLLGRVLDGSGRPIDGGPDIVPEERHDIVGAAINPFSREYPEEFIQTGVSAVDGMNTLVRGQKLPIFSASGLPHNDLALQIARQATVPEEAAEEGEDASEFAVVFGAMGITAEEANEFMEDFERTGALERSVVFMNLADDPAVERTVTPRMALTTAEYLAFEKGYHVLVILTDMTNYCEALREIGAAREEVPGRRGYPGYMYTDLATLYERAGRIEGREGSVTQIPILTMPGDDDTHPIPDLTGYITEGQIYIDRSLNSQGIQPPINPLPSLSRLMDDGIGEGLTREDHADVSDQLYAAYAEGEDLRDLVNIVGREALSERDNRYLDFADRFEQEFVQQGYHNERSIDETLDIGWELLSMLPKTELNRIDEDLIEEYYVEDESETVEATAD is encoded by the coding sequence ATGAAAGAGTACCAGACAATCACCGAAATCAGCGGCCCGCTGGTGTTCGTCGAGACCGACGAACCCATCGGCTACGACGAGATCGTCGAGATCGAGACCGACGACGGCCAGGTGCGCCGCGGCCAGGTGCTCGAAGCGACCAGCGACTTCGTCGCCGTCCAGGTGTTCGAGGGGACCTCGGGCATCGACCGCAACGCGTCGGTGCGGTTCCTCGGCGAGACGCTGAAGATGCCCGTCACGGAGGACCTGCTCGGTCGCGTCCTCGACGGCTCCGGACGCCCCATCGACGGCGGGCCGGACATCGTCCCGGAGGAGCGCCACGACATCGTCGGGGCGGCTATCAATCCCTTCTCGCGGGAGTACCCCGAGGAGTTCATCCAGACGGGCGTGTCGGCGGTCGACGGGATGAACACCCTCGTCCGCGGGCAGAAGCTGCCCATCTTCTCCGCGTCGGGGCTGCCGCACAACGACCTCGCGCTCCAGATCGCCCGGCAGGCGACGGTGCCCGAGGAGGCGGCCGAGGAAGGCGAAGACGCGAGCGAGTTCGCGGTCGTCTTCGGCGCCATGGGCATCACGGCCGAGGAGGCCAACGAGTTCATGGAGGACTTCGAGCGGACGGGCGCGCTGGAGCGTTCGGTCGTCTTCATGAACCTCGCGGACGACCCCGCCGTCGAGCGGACGGTCACGCCGCGGATGGCGCTCACCACCGCCGAGTACCTGGCCTTCGAGAAGGGCTACCACGTGCTGGTCATCCTCACGGACATGACCAACTACTGCGAGGCGCTGCGCGAGATCGGTGCCGCCCGCGAGGAGGTGCCCGGTCGCCGTGGCTACCCCGGGTACATGTACACCGACCTGGCGACGCTGTACGAGCGCGCGGGCCGCATCGAGGGCCGTGAGGGGTCGGTGACGCAGATTCCCATCCTCACGATGCCGGGCGACGACGACACCCACCCCATCCCCGACCTGACGGGGTACATCACGGAGGGGCAGATCTACATCGACCGGTCGCTCAACAGCCAGGGCATCCAGCCGCCAATCAACCCGCTGCCGAGCCTCTCGCGGCTGATGGACGACGGCATCGGCGAGGGTCTCACGCGCGAGGACCACGCCGACGTCTCCGACCAGCTCTACGCCGCGTACGCCGAGGGTGAGGACCTGCGCGACCTCGTGAACATCGTCGGTCGCGAGGCGCTCTCGGAGCGCGACAACCGCTACCTCGACTTCGCGGACCGCTTCGAGCAGGAGTTCGTCCAGCAGGGCTACCACAACGAGCGCTCCATCGACGAGACGCTCGACATCGGCTGGGAGCTGCTGTCGATGCTGCCGAAGACCGAACTCAACCGCATCGACGAGGACCTCATCGAGGAGTACTACGTCGAGGACGAGTCCGAGACGGTCGAAGCGACGGCGGACTAG
- the ahaH gene encoding ATP synthase archaeal subunit H — MARPEVLDRIKGAEREADEILAEAEDDRDERIAEARERASEIRAQAEAEADEYEAERLAEARAGIEEEREAIIEAGEAERAELEAQAHEREDEVVEEVLDRFKEAVHAQT, encoded by the coding sequence ATGGCGAGACCCGAGGTTCTTGACCGCATCAAAGGGGCCGAGCGCGAGGCCGACGAAATCCTCGCCGAGGCCGAGGACGACCGCGACGAACGCATCGCGGAGGCCCGAGAGCGCGCGAGCGAGATACGCGCGCAGGCCGAAGCCGAGGCCGACGAGTACGAAGCCGAACGGCTCGCCGAGGCTCGCGCGGGCATCGAGGAGGAGCGCGAGGCCATCATCGAGGCGGGCGAGGCCGAGCGCGCCGAACTCGAGGCACAGGCGCACGAGCGGGAAGACGAGGTCGTAGAGGAGGTGCTCGACCGGTTCAAGGAGGCCGTCCATGCTCAGACCTGA
- a CDS encoding F0F1 ATP synthase subunit C: protein MLELAIAFVSSIAPLLQQGPAIEAAGLAALAVGLAAFGAGYSQRGIGAAAVGAIAEDDSMFGRGLILTVLPETLVILALVVVFVV from the coding sequence ATGCTAGAACTCGCCATCGCGTTCGTCAGCAGTATCGCACCGCTCCTTCAGCAAGGTCCCGCCATCGAAGCCGCCGGTCTCGCCGCGCTCGCGGTGGGGCTCGCCGCGTTCGGTGCGGGGTACTCCCAGCGCGGTATCGGTGCCGCCGCGGTCGGCGCCATCGCAGAGGACGACTCCATGTTCGGCCGTGGCCTCATCCTGACGGTCCTGCCGGAGACGCTGGTCATCCTCGCGCTGGTCGTCGTCTTCGTCGTCTAA
- a CDS encoding ATP synthase subunit A, which produces MSQTQDIDAEEREGVIESVSGPVVTAVDLDARMNDVVYVGDEGLMGEVIEIEGNLTTIQVYEETSDVAPGEPVVNTGSPLSVDLGPGMLDSIYDGVQRPLDVLEEKMNSAFLDRGVDAPGIDLEKVWEFTPEVAVGDEVEPGDVVGVVPETESIDHKVLVPPGFEGGTVDRVEEGQLSVTDTVVALENGEEVTMRQEWPVREARPTVEKRTPREPLVSGQRILDGLFPIAKGGTAAIPGPFGSGKTVTQHQLAKWADADIVVYVGCGERGNEMTEVIEDFPELEDPKTGKPLMARTCLIANTSNMPVAARESCVYTGITIAEYYRDMGYDVALMADSTSRWAEAMREISSRLEEMPGEEGYPAYLAARLSQFYERAGKFENINGTEGSISAIGAVSPPGGDFSEPVTQNTLRIVKTFWALDADLAERRHFPAINWNESYSLYREQLDPWFEDNVASDWPETRQWAIDVLDEEDELQEIVQLVGKDALPEDQQLTLEVARYLREAWLQQNAFHDVDTYCEPEKIYLMLTAIKTYHDEAFEALDAGVPVEELVDIDAAPRLNRMGTAANYEEFIAELKEDITEQLRDLY; this is translated from the coding sequence ATGAGTCAAACACAAGACATCGACGCCGAAGAACGAGAGGGCGTCATCGAGAGCGTGAGCGGTCCGGTCGTGACCGCCGTCGACCTCGACGCCCGCATGAACGACGTCGTCTACGTCGGCGACGAGGGACTGATGGGCGAGGTCATCGAGATCGAGGGGAACCTCACGACCATCCAGGTCTACGAGGAGACCTCCGACGTCGCCCCCGGCGAACCCGTCGTCAACACGGGGTCGCCCCTCTCCGTCGACCTCGGACCGGGCATGCTCGACTCCATCTACGACGGGGTCCAGCGCCCGCTCGACGTCCTCGAAGAGAAGATGAACAGCGCGTTCCTCGACCGCGGGGTCGACGCCCCCGGTATCGACCTGGAGAAGGTCTGGGAGTTCACCCCCGAGGTCGCGGTCGGCGACGAGGTCGAACCCGGCGACGTCGTCGGGGTCGTCCCCGAGACCGAGAGCATCGACCACAAGGTGCTCGTCCCGCCCGGATTCGAGGGCGGCACGGTCGACCGCGTCGAGGAGGGGCAACTCTCCGTCACCGACACGGTCGTCGCACTCGAGAACGGCGAGGAGGTCACGATGCGCCAGGAGTGGCCGGTCCGCGAGGCCCGGCCGACGGTCGAGAAGCGCACGCCCCGCGAGCCGCTCGTGTCGGGCCAGCGCATCCTCGACGGTCTGTTCCCCATCGCGAAGGGCGGGACGGCCGCCATCCCCGGTCCGTTCGGCTCGGGGAAGACGGTCACCCAGCACCAGCTCGCGAAGTGGGCCGACGCGGACATCGTCGTCTACGTCGGCTGCGGCGAGCGCGGCAACGAGATGACCGAGGTCATCGAGGACTTCCCCGAACTGGAGGACCCGAAGACGGGCAAGCCGCTGATGGCCCGGACGTGCCTCATCGCGAACACCTCGAACATGCCCGTCGCGGCCCGCGAGTCGTGCGTCTACACCGGCATCACCATCGCCGAGTACTACCGCGACATGGGCTACGACGTGGCGCTGATGGCCGACTCCACCTCGCGGTGGGCGGAGGCCATGCGCGAGATCAGTTCGCGCCTGGAGGAGATGCCCGGCGAGGAGGGCTACCCCGCCTACCTCGCCGCGCGCCTCTCGCAGTTCTACGAGCGCGCCGGCAAGTTCGAGAACATCAACGGGACCGAGGGCTCCATCTCGGCCATCGGGGCCGTCTCGCCGCCGGGTGGCGACTTCTCCGAGCCGGTCACCCAGAACACCCTGCGTATCGTCAAGACGTTCTGGGCGCTCGACGCCGACCTCGCGGAACGGCGGCACTTCCCGGCCATCAACTGGAACGAGTCGTACTCGCTCTACCGCGAGCAGCTCGACCCCTGGTTCGAGGACAACGTCGCCTCCGACTGGCCGGAGACGCGCCAGTGGGCCATCGACGTGCTCGACGAGGAGGACGAACTCCAGGAGATCGTCCAGCTCGTCGGGAAGGACGCCCTGCCGGAGGACCAGCAACTGACCCTCGAGGTCGCGCGCTACCTCCGCGAGGCGTGGCTCCAGCAGAACGCGTTCCACGACGTGGACACGTACTGCGAGCCCGAGAAGATCTACCTCATGCTGACGGCCATCAAGACGTATCACGACGAGGCGTTCGAGGCACTCGACGCCGGCGTCCCCGTCGAGGAACTCGTCGACATCGACGCCGCCCCGCGACTCAACCGCATGGGGACCGCCGCGAACTACGAGGAGTTCATCGCCGAACTCAAAGAAGACATCACCGAGCAACTGAGGGACCTCTACTGA
- a CDS encoding V-type ATP synthase subunit F: MSQEIAVIGSPDFTAGFRLAGVRRFANIPDDDMSEELDGAVEQMLADDEVGIIVMHDEDLDHLSRGVRQDVETSVEPVLVTLGGAAGSGGLREQIKRAIGIDLMEEDQQ; the protein is encoded by the coding sequence ATGAGCCAGGAGATCGCCGTCATCGGGAGTCCGGACTTCACCGCGGGGTTCCGCCTCGCGGGCGTGCGCCGCTTCGCCAACATCCCCGACGACGACATGAGCGAGGAGCTCGACGGTGCCGTCGAGCAGATGCTCGCGGACGACGAGGTCGGCATCATCGTGATGCACGACGAGGACCTCGACCACCTCTCGCGCGGGGTGCGCCAGGACGTCGAGACGAGTGTCGAACCCGTCCTGGTCACGCTGGGCGGGGCCGCCGGGAGCGGCGGACTGCGCGAGCAGATCAAACGTGCCATCGGTATCGACCTGATGGAAGAAGACCAACAATGA
- a CDS encoding methyltransferase domain-containing protein, which yields MGVLENKARARLFYKYLSKVYDQVNPFIWNEEMRTEALDLFGVEEGDVVLDVGCGTGFATEGLLERTENVHGLDQSVHQLEKAWAKFGKNEQVRFYRGDAERLPFADDTFDALWSSGSIEYWPNPVDALREFRRVVRPGGPVLVVGPNYPKSTVFQRLADAIMLFYDEAEADRMFREAGYDEFEHHFMGPTYSPDIAITTVARVPGAAPEAVETESA from the coding sequence ATGGGAGTCCTCGAGAACAAGGCGCGGGCGCGGCTGTTCTACAAGTATCTCTCGAAGGTGTACGACCAGGTCAACCCCTTCATCTGGAACGAGGAGATGCGCACGGAGGCGCTCGACCTCTTCGGCGTCGAGGAGGGGGACGTCGTCCTCGACGTCGGCTGCGGGACGGGCTTCGCCACCGAGGGCCTGCTCGAACGCACCGAGAACGTCCACGGCCTCGACCAGAGCGTCCACCAGCTGGAGAAGGCGTGGGCGAAGTTCGGCAAGAACGAGCAGGTGCGCTTCTACCGCGGCGACGCCGAACGCCTCCCGTTCGCCGACGACACCTTCGACGCGCTCTGGTCGTCCGGGTCCATCGAGTACTGGCCGAACCCGGTCGACGCGCTGCGCGAGTTCCGCCGCGTCGTCAGGCCCGGCGGCCCGGTGCTCGTCGTCGGCCCGAACTACCCCAAGTCGACGGTGTTCCAGCGCCTCGCGGACGCCATCATGCTGTTCTACGACGAGGCCGAAGCCGACCGGATGTTCCGCGAGGCGGGCTACGACGAGTTCGAACACCACTTCATGGGGCCGACCTACAGCCCCGACATCGCCATCACGACGGTCGCGCGCGTCCCCGGCGCGGCCCCCGAGGCCGTCGAGACCGAGTCCGCCTGA
- a CDS encoding DUF7096 domain-containing protein: MERALAVVLALCCVLSMSAAAVPLTESTPRAVERDTPPAAMPVVTVNDTTNYLDLNRSEDVETEFGTPGIDVSASLATDTAATRGELDRRALDRAYSEAETTEERRAVLLGYTQRAENLTADLRSSERRALARFVAGQLSAERYLQTLAELHVEAERTSALLDRLATLQRRTDDAVPASRLNAVQADLVALEGPVRDRLASVYSGSESPERVAVEATGTGVVLSVIVERDGRPVYVREAYLGEIREASSGEDQYGGIDDIQRRAEELYPWASSDDFPTGSIRIDGLEEVYRFSTPHPQGELTTFIDGQSDSVFREYQEKDLALVPVTEVERGSEAGLELAVSRTYPGGPVLVETRAGDESVNATVTVDDEEVGTTGADGERWVLMPSGDPVTVSATTPDAGPASVTVPRPEPDANVTVGSEGS, encoded by the coding sequence ATGGAACGTGCGCTCGCGGTGGTGCTGGCGCTGTGCTGCGTCCTCTCCATGAGCGCCGCGGCCGTCCCCCTGACCGAGTCCACGCCGCGGGCGGTCGAGCGCGACACTCCCCCGGCGGCGATGCCCGTCGTCACGGTGAACGACACCACGAACTACCTCGACCTGAACCGGTCGGAGGACGTCGAAACCGAGTTCGGCACCCCCGGCATCGACGTGAGTGCCTCGCTCGCCACCGACACCGCCGCCACCCGCGGCGAACTCGACCGACGGGCGCTCGACCGGGCGTACAGCGAGGCGGAGACGACCGAGGAGCGCCGCGCGGTCCTGCTCGGGTACACGCAGCGCGCGGAGAACCTGACCGCCGACCTCCGGTCGAGCGAACGCCGGGCGCTCGCACGGTTCGTCGCCGGACAGTTGTCCGCCGAGCGCTACCTGCAGACGCTGGCGGAGTTGCACGTCGAGGCGGAACGGACCTCGGCGCTCCTCGACCGTCTCGCGACCCTGCAGCGGCGCACCGACGATGCCGTCCCGGCGTCGCGGCTCAACGCCGTGCAGGCCGACCTCGTCGCCCTCGAGGGGCCGGTCCGCGACCGACTGGCGTCGGTCTACTCCGGCTCGGAGTCCCCCGAACGCGTGGCCGTCGAGGCGACCGGAACCGGGGTCGTCCTCTCGGTCATCGTCGAGCGCGACGGTCGCCCCGTCTACGTCCGCGAAGCCTACCTCGGCGAGATTCGCGAGGCGTCGAGCGGCGAGGACCAGTACGGCGGTATCGACGACATCCAGCGACGCGCCGAGGAACTCTACCCGTGGGCCTCCTCGGACGACTTCCCGACCGGCTCCATCCGCATCGACGGACTGGAGGAGGTCTATCGGTTCTCGACACCTCACCCGCAGGGTGAGCTGACGACGTTCATCGACGGCCAGAGCGACAGCGTGTTCCGCGAGTACCAGGAGAAGGACCTGGCGCTCGTCCCCGTCACGGAGGTCGAGCGCGGCTCGGAGGCGGGCCTGGAACTCGCGGTGAGCCGGACCTACCCCGGCGGCCCCGTCCTCGTCGAGACGCGCGCCGGCGACGAATCGGTCAACGCCACGGTCACCGTCGACGACGAGGAGGTGGGGACGACGGGCGCAGACGGCGAGCGGTGGGTGCTCATGCCGAGCGGCGACCCCGTCACCGTCAGCGCGACGACGCCCGACGCCGGCCCGGCGTCGGTGACGGTCCCGCGCCCCGAACCGGACGCGAACGTCACCGTCGGCTCCGAAGGTTCATAA
- a CDS encoding V-type ATP synthase subunit E codes for MSLDTVVEDIRDEARARAEEIRSDADERAERIVADAEADAEELLEERKREVERQIDQEREQKLSSAKLQTKQARLEARRDVLEDVRGSVEERIASMEEDREELTRALLEDAVEEFDDDAEKQVSGRADDEALLLAILADYENCEYAGSVDCLGGVVVESEGSRVRVSNTFDSVLEDVWEDNLRDVSATLFDQ; via the coding sequence ATGAGCCTTGATACAGTCGTAGAGGACATTCGAGACGAGGCCCGCGCGCGTGCGGAGGAGATTCGGTCGGACGCCGACGAGCGTGCCGAGCGAATCGTCGCCGACGCCGAGGCCGACGCCGAAGAGCTCCTCGAAGAACGAAAGCGGGAGGTGGAACGACAGATCGACCAGGAGCGCGAGCAGAAGCTCTCGAGCGCGAAACTCCAGACGAAGCAGGCCCGCCTCGAGGCGCGCCGCGACGTGCTGGAGGACGTCCGCGGCTCCGTCGAGGAGCGCATCGCGTCGATGGAGGAGGACCGCGAGGAACTCACCCGCGCGCTGCTCGAGGACGCCGTCGAGGAGTTCGACGACGACGCCGAGAAACAGGTCTCCGGTCGCGCCGACGACGAGGCGCTGTTGCTCGCCATCCTCGCGGACTACGAGAACTGCGAGTACGCGGGGAGCGTCGACTGCCTCGGCGGCGTCGTCGTCGAGAGCGAGGGCTCGCGCGTCCGCGTGAGCAACACGTTCGACTCCGTCCTGGAGGACGTCTGGGAGGACAACCTCCGGGACGTCAGCGCCACCCTGTTCGACCAATGA
- a CDS encoding V-type ATP synthase subunit C gives MSSRNEAANYEYVTARAHARRAALFDADDYRKLVRMGPGEIARFMEETEYEEEMNALGARYSGVDLIEYALNRNLAKHFNDMLDFSEGKLYDYLARYLRKFDAWNVKTVIRGIYSNADRQDIEDDLIRAGELDDRTLTRLVEADSIETVVEVLHGTRFGESLEAAYEDYEAAGVLVPLENAVDRAYYRSLLTGLPSQTNRATRLYIEFLEAEIDFRNMRNALRLARSGADIAPAEYFIPGGRLFKQEELNQLVSNPDQLVERIRDSTYGKDLDDALDRLDAAGSLIEFERALERALLEYSSTMSSRYPLSVCPVLAYILAKEREVDNIRAIARGTEAGLSNEEIEQELVVR, from the coding sequence ATGAGTTCCCGCAACGAGGCAGCGAACTACGAATACGTCACGGCCCGGGCGCACGCCCGCCGCGCGGCCCTCTTCGACGCGGACGACTACCGGAAGCTCGTCCGCATGGGCCCCGGCGAGATCGCCCGGTTCATGGAGGAGACCGAGTACGAGGAGGAGATGAACGCCCTCGGCGCGCGGTACTCCGGCGTGGACCTCATCGAGTACGCGCTCAACCGCAACCTGGCGAAGCACTTCAACGACATGCTCGACTTCTCGGAGGGGAAGCTGTACGACTACCTCGCACGCTACCTCCGGAAGTTCGACGCCTGGAACGTGAAGACCGTCATCCGCGGCATCTACTCGAACGCCGACCGCCAGGACATCGAGGACGACCTCATCCGGGCGGGCGAACTCGACGACCGGACGCTGACGCGGCTGGTCGAGGCCGACTCCATCGAGACGGTCGTCGAGGTCCTCCACGGGACGCGCTTCGGCGAGTCGCTGGAGGCCGCCTACGAGGACTACGAGGCGGCGGGCGTGCTCGTCCCGCTCGAGAACGCCGTCGACCGCGCGTACTACCGGTCGCTGCTGACGGGCCTCCCGTCGCAGACCAACCGCGCGACGCGGCTCTACATCGAGTTCCTCGAGGCCGAGATCGACTTCCGGAACATGCGCAACGCCCTGCGCCTCGCGCGCAGCGGCGCCGACATCGCCCCCGCCGAGTACTTCATTCCCGGGGGCCGTCTGTTCAAGCAAGAGGAGTTGAACCAGCTGGTCTCGAACCCCGACCAGCTCGTCGAGCGCATCCGCGACAGCACCTACGGGAAGGACCTCGACGACGCCCTCGACCGCCTCGACGCGGCCGGGAGCCTCATCGAGTTCGAGCGCGCGCTCGAACGGGCGCTCCTCGAGTACTCGAGCACCATGTCCAGTCGCTATCCGCTTTCGGTCTGCCCGGTCCTCGCGTACATCCTGGCGAAGGAGCGCGAGGTGGACAACATCCGCGCCATCGCGCGCGGGACCGAGGCCGGCCTCTCGAACGAGGAGATCGAACAGGAGCTGGTGGTTCGATGA
- a CDS encoding V-type ATP synthase subunit I, whose translation MLRPERMSRVSVTGSKKVIDDAIEAVHQLNLLHVTDYGGDWSGFETGTPRPGADTDAERLVTVRSLESILGIEDEDAGPARIVTDEALEEELEDIRQRVNGLDERRDDLRDDLRDVEDRIDTMEPFATLNIDLDLLSGYDTLSVAVGEGDADAVRRELDEAGVDDYELFVEDGVVAVFARTDDLDDVLVGAEFATYDVPDAEGTPSEYLDELEHERKQLESKLTTVENKLEEERLEVGGFLLAAEETLSIRVERREAPLSFATTENAFVAEGWVPTARVIDLERGLEEEVGEHVDVDELEIAEYDGKGRIVEREEVGGTPGGRPAAADGGDEVAADGGTVDAERGPGGSTNLSPPVIQKNSGAVKPFETLVEVINRPKYSELDPTIVLFLTFPVFFGLMIGDLGYGLLYVALGGWLYSSFDNEAIRSLGGVGVVAGLSTAVFGILYGEIFGLHVLGEVLWGGNPPVHKGLQPGYIDYAYFWLVMSVLFGIAHLTIGWVFDFYENLDHGLWHAVTHSGSWLIMMFGLWTWIFSYALEGTSPEFMVGPESVFNGNPMALGFSGFPELVGWGGLAAFFVGVVLLALGDRIEVVEALNVLVNALSYTRLAAVLLAKAGMAFVINLLAFGAYEDSGGEWHFIFPNYSLEYASEHGEIVFTGLMNGTGVEFVLGAIVGIVILLVGHALVLVLGITSAGLQAVRLEYVEFFGKFFEGGGEAYEPFGRERHYTTEE comes from the coding sequence ATGCTCAGACCTGAGCGGATGAGCCGGGTGTCGGTGACCGGTTCGAAGAAGGTCATCGACGACGCCATCGAGGCGGTCCACCAGCTGAACCTGCTGCACGTCACCGACTACGGCGGCGACTGGTCGGGCTTCGAGACGGGGACCCCGCGTCCGGGCGCCGACACCGACGCCGAGCGGCTCGTGACGGTCCGCTCGCTCGAGAGCATCCTCGGCATCGAGGACGAGGACGCCGGCCCGGCGCGCATCGTCACCGACGAGGCCCTCGAGGAGGAACTCGAGGACATCCGTCAGCGCGTCAACGGCCTCGACGAGCGCCGCGACGACCTGCGCGACGACCTGCGCGACGTCGAGGACCGCATCGACACGATGGAGCCGTTCGCGACGCTCAACATCGACCTCGACCTGCTGTCGGGCTACGACACGCTGTCGGTCGCGGTCGGCGAGGGCGACGCCGACGCGGTCCGGCGGGAACTCGACGAGGCCGGGGTCGACGACTACGAACTGTTCGTCGAGGACGGCGTCGTCGCCGTCTTCGCGCGGACCGACGACCTGGACGACGTGCTCGTCGGCGCCGAGTTCGCGACCTACGACGTCCCCGACGCGGAGGGGACGCCGAGCGAGTACCTCGACGAACTCGAACACGAGCGCAAACAGCTCGAATCGAAGCTCACCACCGTCGAGAACAAACTGGAGGAGGAGCGCCTCGAGGTCGGCGGTTTCCTGCTCGCCGCCGAGGAGACGCTCTCCATCCGGGTGGAGCGCCGCGAGGCTCCCCTCTCGTTCGCGACGACGGAGAACGCCTTCGTCGCCGAGGGGTGGGTCCCCACCGCGCGGGTCATCGACCTCGAACGCGGGCTGGAGGAGGAGGTCGGCGAACACGTCGACGTCGACGAACTCGAGATAGCCGAGTACGACGGCAAGGGTCGCATCGTCGAGCGCGAGGAGGTCGGCGGCACCCCCGGCGGTCGGCCGGCGGCCGCCGATGGCGGCGACGAGGTGGCCGCCGACGGCGGGACCGTCGACGCCGAGCGCGGCCCCGGCGGGTCGACGAACCTCTCGCCGCCGGTCATCCAGAAGAACTCCGGCGCGGTGAAGCCCTTCGAGACGCTCGTCGAGGTCATCAACCGGCCGAAGTACTCCGAACTCGACCCGACCATCGTCCTGTTCCTCACCTTCCCGGTGTTCTTCGGGCTGATGATCGGCGACCTCGGGTACGGCCTGCTGTACGTCGCCCTCGGCGGGTGGCTCTACAGTAGCTTCGACAACGAGGCCATCCGGAGCCTCGGCGGGGTCGGCGTCGTCGCCGGCCTCTCGACGGCCGTCTTCGGCATCCTCTACGGTGAGATCTTCGGGCTGCACGTCCTCGGTGAGGTCCTCTGGGGCGGCAACCCGCCGGTCCACAAGGGTCTCCAGCCGGGCTACATCGACTACGCGTACTTCTGGCTGGTGATGAGCGTGCTGTTCGGCATCGCCCACCTCACTATCGGGTGGGTGTTCGACTTCTACGAGAACCTGGACCACGGCCTCTGGCACGCCGTGACCCACAGCGGGTCGTGGCTCATCATGATGTTCGGGCTGTGGACGTGGATCTTCAGCTACGCGCTGGAGGGTACCTCCCCCGAGTTCATGGTCGGGCCGGAGAGCGTCTTCAACGGCAACCCGATGGCTCTCGGGTTCTCCGGATTCCCGGAACTCGTCGGCTGGGGTGGCCTGGCGGCGTTCTTCGTCGGCGTCGTACTCCTCGCGCTCGGCGACCGCATCGAAGTCGTCGAGGCGCTGAACGTGCTGGTCAACGCGCTCTCGTACACCCGTCTCGCGGCGGTGCTGCTGGCGAAGGCCGGGATGGCGTTCGTCATCAACCTGCTCGCGTTCGGTGCCTACGAGGACAGCGGCGGCGAGTGGCACTTCATCTTCCCGAACTACTCGCTGGAGTACGCGAGCGAACACGGCGAAATCGTCTTCACGGGGCTGATGAACGGCACCGGCGTCGAGTTCGTCCTCGGCGCCATCGTCGGTATCGTCATCCTGCTCGTCGGGCACGCGCTGGTGCTCGTCCTCGGTATCACGAGCGCGGGCCTGCAGGCGGTCCGGCTGGAGTACGTCGAGTTCTTCGGCAAGTTCTTCGAGGGCGGCGGCGAGGCGTACGAACCGTTCGGCCGCGAGCGCCACTACACGACCGAGGAGTAG